The window AACTCTTCCTTTTCTTCAACATCTAGTACTTGGGAGAAACTTTATATCAGCAACTTTCACTAGAAGGCAAGAACCCAGCTAGTTAGTGAAGTGGTAATTGAACTATTAAAACCAAGAGGGTTGACATCACGGGAAGTTCAGTCCTCGAACAAGTATGTCTTTCATCAGTCCTAAACtccattcattttcttcttatgcAACCAAGTTTTTCTAATACAAACAAATTGTCTCGTTCAGGTATAGTGGATTTGCTGAAGCTGCTATCTTTTTCTCGAACACAGAAGTCTGTAGTTCTCAAAGGAACACGGAAGAGCTAGCCAAAGGAAACAATGGGCAATGAACAGCCTCCCAACCCCCAAGATGATTATAAAGCCAAAGAAACGAAACCCCAACTCGGGGAACGGTGGCCACATGGAGGATTTCGAGGTGGAGGTGGATGGATTAGCAGTGACCGAGTCACAAGCACTTATGATCTTGTTGAACAGATGCATTTTCTTTATGTTCGAGTTGTGAAAGCAAGAGACTTACCTCCAAACCCGGTAACAGGGAGTTGCGATCCTTATGTGGAGGTGAAACTTGGAAACTATAAAGGCAAAACAAAGCACTTTGATAAGAAGGTAAACCCTGAATGGAAGCAAGTCTTTGCTTTTTCAAAAGAGAAGATTCAGTCTTCAGTTATCGAAGTTTATGTAAGAGACAAAGAGATGGTGCAGAAAGATGATTATCTAGGGAAAGTAGTGTTTGACATGAATGAAGTGCCTACAAGGGTTCCACCTGACAGCCCTTTGGCACCTCAGTGGTATAGATTAGCGGATCGGCGTGGGGAGAGCAAAGTCAGGGGAGAGGTGATGCTTGCTGTGTGGATGGGAACCCAAGCAGATGAAGCTTTCTCAGAAGCATGGCATGCAGATGCTGCTTTAGTTCATGGAGAAGGTGTTCATAGTGTCAGATCAAAGGTATATGTTTCACCTAAACTCTGGTACCTGAGAGTCAACATCATTGAAGCGCAAGATGTAGAATCCCTGGACAAAACCCAACCCCCACAGGTATTTGTGAAGGCTCAAGTTGGGAAGCAGGTACTAAAGACCAAATTATGCCAAACACGAACAACTAATCCTTTCTGGAATGAAGACCTGTTATTTGTGGCAGCAGAGCCTTTTGAAGAGCAATTGGTGCTTACCGTTGAATGTAAGGCCGGACCTTCCAAAGATGAGATCGCGGGGAGGTTAGTCTTGCCACTTAACACCTTTGAGAAGCGATTGGATCACCGGGCAGTTCATTCTCGCTGGTTTAATCTTGAAAGATTCGGGTTTGGAGTTTTAGAGGGAGATAGGAGACATGAACGCAAGTTTTCAACACGAATCCATCTCAGAGCATGTCTTGAAGGTGGATACCATGTACTAGATGAATCAACAATGTACATCAGCGACCAGAGGCCAACAGCTAGGCAGTTGTGGAAGCAACCAGTGGGAATCCTGGAAGTAGGCATCTTGAGTGCACAGGGGCTTGTGGGTATGAAACCTAAGGATGGTAGAAAGACCACAGATGCTTATTGTGTGGCTAAATATGGATTGAAGTGGGTAAGAACCAGAACTATACTTGATAGCTTGAGTCCCAAATGGAACGAACAATACACGTGGGAGGTCTATGACCCCTGTACGGTGATCACATTGGGTGTCTTTGATAATGGCCACCTAGGAGGGAATGACAACTCTGCTCCTGGAAAGGACTCCAGGATTGGTAAGGTAAGGATCAGATTATCAACACTGGAAACTGATCGAATTTATACAATGTCTTACCCACTTCTTGTTCTACAACCATCTGGAGTGAAGAAGATGGGTGACCTCCAACTGGCTTTTAGATTTACTTGTTTGTCTCTTGCAAACATTATATATCTATACGGCCATCCCTTGCTCCCAAAGATGCATTATCTACACCCTTTCACAGTAAACCAAGTGGACAGTTTGAGATATCAGGCCATGAATATTGTAGCTGTGAGGCTTGGACGAGCTGAGCCACCACTGCATAAAGAGGTTGTAGAGTACATGCTGGATGTCGACTCCCACATGTGGAGCATGAGAAGAAGTAAAGCTAACTTCTTTAGAATTGTTTCTCTTTTCTCAGGTGTAATTTCCATGAGCAAATGGCTTGGAGAAGTTTGCAAGTGGAAGAACCCGATTACCACTATTCttgttcatcttcttttttGCATATTGATCTGCTACCCAGAGTTAATACTACCAACCATGTTCCTATATATGTTTCTCATTGGACTATGGAACTACCGTTCCAGACCGAGGCAGCCTCCACATATGGACACAAAACTATCTTGGGCTGAAGCAGTTAACCAAGATGAACTAGACGAAGAGTTTGACACTTTCCCTACATCCAAGCCTGAGAATACAGTTAAAATGAGGTACGATAGACTTCGCAGTGTGGCTGGTAGAATCCAAACGGTTATCGGGGACATGGCAACTCAAGGAGAGAGATTCCAGGCTCTGCTTAGTTGGAGAGATCCGAGGGCAACCAGCCTCTTCATAATCTTCTGTCTTATTGCAGCAGTGATACTGTATGTGACACCTTTCAAAATCATAGCTATAGTAGCAGTTCTGGTTTACCTAAGGCACCCAAGATTCAGGAGCAAAATGCCTTCACCACCAAGCAATTTCTTCCGGAGATTACCAGCTCGAGCTGATAGCATGCTCTGAAAATAAGTACACGAGCTTGCAGCGTTTTCCGCTGATGTATTCTCCTTTCTTCTGTTTCAATAGTTTGTATGATTATGCCATTTTTCTGTTTCAATAGTTTGTCTGATTATGCCATTTTTCCGTTCAATAGTTTCTATGATTATGCCATTTTGCTGTTTTTAGTCAAACCATAATGTGAAATGCTCAGCAATGTCTCCAGAAATACTCTTTGCAAATAGTAAGATGTAGAAGAATAATTGAAGGACTAAAGTACGATTCAGATCACCTTAACAATAAGTTTCCTTTAATACACAAgctaaagttttatttttttggcaatAAACTTTGAATTATTACCATAAACCAACAAAAGTAATACAAAGCAAAGAGCATTCAGAACCTCAGCCACCTTCAAGGAAGGGTGCGTCAGTTGCTAGACctccaaaaaatataaattacaaCTCTCAGCTATTACAAAGTTTGTGTATCCAGTATTGACATCTCCTAGCCTTTGTAGAGTTCCTAAGCCACTCTATCTTTTCTGTTATTTCTTTCTGTATCTGAGCTACTACAAAATCAGTATTTACACTTGTATTTCCGAACAACTTCGAATTCCTAGCCTGCCATGTGTCGTATATCATAGCTCCCCATAGGCTTGCTACAACTTCCTTCTCTTAATCCACTGCAGCACTTGTACTGCCTTTTCCTTCAGGATCTGTATTCCACTCCAACTGACCAAAACATTTCTAACCTCAGTTATCAACCTGCAATCAGCAAACAAATGGTAGAGTGTCTCATTCGCCTGATCATCACAGAGACAGCAGCAACTATCTTCAACTGGAAAATGCACACTAGCTAATGTTGAAGCCCAATGTTTGCAGTACTTGGAAGTGCATTCTTAGGTATTTATTTACTGTAAAACTCCATGTTAATAAAAGCTCGAAACATAAAAAGAGTTTTTTACAAGAGGAAAAGCAAAAGTAGAAGCCTTGGCTAATGGCCATTGAGCAACTCGTAATTATCATCACAAGCAACCATGGAAAGGATCATTGAACTTGTGCAATTTCCTCTTGCTATTATCTTTCTATTTCACACCATCGGAGGAGAACAATGCAAAACCGAATCCAAACCCATAATTAGTAAGCACTGAACAAAGGCATACATATGTAAATTGCTTGCTGAGTAAAGAGACCCTTaacattattttccttatttgtaCAAAGTTAACTGT is drawn from Lycium ferocissimum isolate CSIRO_LF1 unplaced genomic scaffold, AGI_CSIRO_Lferr_CH_V1 ctg16510, whole genome shotgun sequence and contains these coding sequences:
- the LOC132042609 gene encoding FT-interacting protein 1-like; amino-acid sequence: MGNEQPPNPQDDYKAKETKPQLGERWPHGGFRGGGGWISSDRVTSTYDLVEQMHFLYVRVVKARDLPPNPVTGSCDPYVEVKLGNYKGKTKHFDKKVNPEWKQVFAFSKEKIQSSVIEVYVRDKEMVQKDDYLGKVVFDMNEVPTRVPPDSPLAPQWYRLADRRGESKVRGEVMLAVWMGTQADEAFSEAWHADAALVHGEGVHSVRSKVYVSPKLWYLRVNIIEAQDVESLDKTQPPQVFVKAQVGKQVLKTKLCQTRTTNPFWNEDLLFVAAEPFEEQLVLTVECKAGPSKDEIAGRLVLPLNTFEKRLDHRAVHSRWFNLERFGFGVLEGDRRHERKFSTRIHLRACLEGGYHVLDESTMYISDQRPTARQLWKQPVGILEVGILSAQGLVGMKPKDGRKTTDAYCVAKYGLKWVRTRTILDSLSPKWNEQYTWEVYDPCTVITLGVFDNGHLGGNDNSAPGKDSRIGKVRIRLSTLETDRIYTMSYPLLVLQPSGVKKMGDLQLAFRFTCLSLANIIYLYGHPLLPKMHYLHPFTVNQVDSLRYQAMNIVAVRLGRAEPPLHKEVVEYMLDVDSHMWSMRRSKANFFRIVSLFSGVISMSKWLGEVCKWKNPITTILVHLLFCILICYPELILPTMFLYMFLIGLWNYRSRPRQPPHMDTKLSWAEAVNQDELDEEFDTFPTSKPENTVKMRYDRLRSVAGRIQTVIGDMATQGERFQALLSWRDPRATSLFIIFCLIAAVILYVTPFKIIAIVAVLVYLRHPRFRSKMPSPPSNFFRRLPARADSML